A segment of the Corylus avellana chromosome ca2, CavTom2PMs-1.0 genome:
GAAACTAACAATTATGATCTAACTTTTataattaagagtaatgctataaactacatttttatcatataattatctcacaatgttgATGTGTTAGTCCCACCTAACCCTTGGATcagtcattattaaaaaaaaaaaaaaaaatccaaaagttgGTTAGGATTGCCATATTAgcattgtgggataaaaatgtgatatctagcattactcaataattaaataatcgttgtgcatttttaaaatttgtgtctCTCTCTCCTTGCTAGAATAGAAATTCTAAGTGTGTTATGGTTTAGTTTCGTTTTGCACAAAACACATACCATTATACCATTATATCTAAGAGGAGTATTTGTTGTAACCTAGTACACACCAATTGATCAAAATTGGTAGGGACAAATAACTTCTTAAAGAAAACGATTATGTAATGCATCTTAggagcatttaatttttttgttttagatttatgCACTAACATAATGATGGGTCAGCCAGGGAATTGAAGTAGATCTAATGGAAACCCATCACAACATTCTCATCAATTAGATAACAAAACAGAATAGACAAAAAATCCAGGTAGGTggagttatttttaatttcaaattgctGCCTGATGATAACATTTATAATCAGTAATTGAAAAGTCGTTCGGTCACAGTTGGTCATGTTCACAGCTTATGTTCATACACATTAGGTATCTACATTCTAGAGGGCGGCGTTAGAAAATGAAcacataaaattttctttagttCACATTAATAATTCAACTTTGTTAATAATTACACGTCTAAAACTTTACGCAAAGGCAACAAATGAGAGCCTCAACTACAACATTTCGGATGCATATTAAGTTTTATATGACTAATTGCCAAGTCAGAGTTATGTGGTAGCTGCCATTAGCTACTCCAATATGACTACTAGACTCTAATATTTCTATGAATCTgcatgaaggaaaaaaaattatggcttTCCAAAAGGAGTACCTTGATTTGGTGTTGGTCCCAAGTGGACTGCTCATAATGTTTGCTTATCATCTCTTCCTCCTCTACAGATACCTTAATTGTCCGCACACCACGGTGATGGGTTTTGAGAACAATGACAAAATAGCTTGGGTGGAAAGAATTATGCAGATTGATAAACGGGACGTTGGAGTAGCTCTATCTGTCATATCATCAAACACATCAGCTGCAACTTTCTTGGCATCAGTCTCTTTAACGCTCTGCTCTCTCATTGGTGCTTGGATTGCAAACTCCTCCAAAGAATTTCTGCAGAGTGAATTAATCTACGGAGACACAAGGCCATCCACCATGTCTATCAAGTACATAAGCCTCCTAACCTGCTTCCTCCTCGCTTTTTCATGCTTTGTTCAGTCAGCAAGGAGCTTCGTCCATGCAAACTATCTGATAAGCACCCCAGATAGCAACATACCTGCGCAGAATGTAGAAGTGGCAGTTATAAGGGGTGGTGATTTTTGGTCACTCGGGCTTAGAGCACTTTATTTTGCTCTGGATTTGCTGCTATGGTTTTTTGGGCCGATACCCATGTTTGTTTCCTCCATTGTTATGGTTATAGTCCTCCATTATCTTGACACAAACACAACTCTGTTGCATCAGCATAGGTCTCCAGGGAACAAGATGGTCAAAAGTGTGGCTGACTGAATATCCATGGCATTCGTGGCCCTTTACCATCATGGTGTGTAATGCCAAATTATGCTTGTGCATAATATGAACCAAATTCTTGATTGGTAAatgcaaattgtttttttttctttgacttttttgtaattaaagagaaaatccTCATCTTAACTTGTTTTCCTGCTACATATGAACAATACTATGTCTCACCCTCGGTTGTTATCTTGGTTTTGATTTGACTGTAGTTATTTAACATCTCTGCTCCAAAATCTGGATTTGCATCAGGTTTTATAGAATATAAGATATGGTTCCATAATGAGTATATATTTCTTATAGGATAATTTAttgattataatcaaatttgatGTGTTAAACAAGCCACATGTAGTAGATGACAAATCGTTAACTTTGACGATAAAATGACAAAGAGATCTAACGTGTACAAAGCTTGAAGACCTTATTCTTGAATTGAAAACCTAATGACTAAATCCAAATCAGgggctaaatatgatttttttttcctaaaagaattatttgatGATCACCATACTTATCTTTAGTTTTACCTACCCTAATTGTGTTACAAATAggaataaatttcattaaagaATAAAAGCAAGAGATATAGTCATTTCGAGCTCTTTTCAAATAGTGGACGTAAGTGTCTAATATCGAACCACCCGTAAATCTCTTCGTGTTATTTTCGCATTTCTTCTgcaatttacattttattaaGAGAAGTTTATCCGAGAGAACGCAGCATCATGATCTTCAATTCCTAATTCCATGCAAATCAGGATGTGAAGATTGTGTCAACATCACGTTTGATGGATACTTTTACAAGGCTTTTGGTAAATGAGGTTTAGGTGGGATGAAACTTCTGTATAAAATGAGATGAAGGTAACATTGGAAAATGACATGAACCTTCTGATGAAACCACACCTTACGACTATGATGCACCAAAGACGTGGATAAGTCATGTTTATGGATCAATATCAATTTGACCCCACAAGCATTTGAGTTGCCAAGGAAATTGGGTTACTGGGGAAGAATTTTGAAGCCATCGGCAGCTTTTTATTAATATGTACACGCAACACAGCTAGTATTTGGAAACATGTAACTCATAATTAAAGGCCCCATTTTGGCCCATTGCCCCCCTATGTTGATGTTGCTTCTTAAATATTCCTTTTCTTCTCCCAATATTTTGTTGGAAGGTGATGCTTCTCAAGTTATCACGGCTATCAACAATGCCAACCATTGTGCTGATTGGCCCATTGCCCCTATTGTGAATCATATTATCTACAATCTTTCTTcctaattttgtgtttgatcCTGCACTTGATATTAAATGAGATATTAAACGACTAAGGAGGTCGATAAGCCAATCTAATCCGAATAATGCGATTGATTTATGTCCTGATCAACCTGATATAAATTTTCagttccaaaaacaaaatattgggGTTGTAATTGAAGCGAGTCAAGCATGTATCACTTAATAATTAAACGGGTTTCTACAGTCATGAATCAAGTTTAATGAACGGTTTGTCAATCTGACTTATTTATTTACAGCCCTAAACCCTAAGTCTTAAGCCCAGCCATCagggtgtgtttgttaaaggGTTTTGATCtgatactgtagcaaaaattgattgatgtaaaaaaaataaaaaaataaggatataatttttatttttatttttattttttgaaaaaatgaaaaagtaaaaatgtttgatatggaaaaatgaaaatattttgttttgtagtgatttttttttatttgaataataataaaaagtaatttatgtgatataaaaagtaagagaatgttGAAAAAACGAAAAGGTGAGATGAATAATATTTAACCAAAATCGTTTAGCAAACGGGGCCTCAGTGTTCGCCAGTGAACTAAAACACCCACACTAAGCAGTGACAGGTTATCACATGCAGGGGTGGAACCAAATCAAACATATCAacttagccaaaaaaaaaaaaatcgaaccATCAAAGTAATTATTCGAAAATTGCCAAggcattaataaaatatatatatatatatatatatatatatatatatatatatatataacttttataaaaaatttaagaatcttTAGAGTTGCCAATGACCACCCAATTCTAAGGATAGGTCCCCAAGCACATGCCCTACTAATAAATGCCAAATGGTACGTTAAGTTATCCTATGAAGCCAGCATTTCAACAAAAATGTATACCATATTGTATTTATCACAATGTTATACAAAAAGAAGCTTAATTTTATATGCCACCCATGTGCTCACCCACACccattatttcaattttcaactgCATATTAAATTTGACAACAGCTCCACCACTTGTGAAAGATGAGGCTCCATGCAAGTACAGCTCCAGCTTCAATTTTGCTCAGAAAAGTGGGGAAAAAAAGGGACCAGCTTGAAGTTTTGTGTCAACCATACATATATAGAGTTCAATTCAAGTTGGGCCTTATCCTTAAGCAAGAGGCCAATTGCAATTGAAGGTCTACATGGATGAGAGTACTACCGGTagccatttttatttatttatttttaaaaaaatataaggaatgaaactactttttgctttcatatttaaataaacaacacaataactttctttatatttttttatatatcatttaaatattcttttaattaaatgataggggaaagagaaaaagaagaggaacatttaaatattgtttcaaataaatattataggaaagataaggttttttttatatatattaaaataatgttaaggaAATCAAGGGTAGCACTTTTGCTTCGTTTGGTATTCCTTTGGTTTGGGAAACAACAAGGAAGTTTGTTTCAAGTgatttttttaagagtttttcttacatttagagaaataaatgatgtgacaatTCTACATGGGTGTGACCATGGTAGCACACGTCCGTTGGAAACTACTCAAGAAAGGCTTAGACGGCAAGAATCGCATGCGCTCCCTCAAGACCAATTAAGCCATAGCTTGACACAGCTCCACTAAGACATTAATAGTTCCTAAgtcggctaatactaatcaggttTGTATGAATAATTCTCCATTACAGAGATTCGAACTCACGCCCTAATACATTTCCAACCTTATAGGAATTTTCTTACCACTAGCtaaaactttcttttcttttttcagctCAAGCCACAAAACGGAAgggaaaaactagaaaaaaataataataataaaatacaaatatgcAATGCAAAATTGGGCCAGAAGTAATGAAATCTTTAAGATGAAGATCATTGTTATCATCCTTATCATATATTTCCTAACCCAAAATGAACACTCTGAAATCCTTTACTAGGACCCATTTCTTAAGTGTGTAAAACCTTGCTTTTGGGGAAAAAATGATGTTgacccacaaaataaaaaactcatcAAGGGTAGGTGAGGTCCccattaatttatatattcatggTCATAGGCATATGCCTAATCTTGTGAAGCCTCAATTGTGGGCCTTGCACGCCACAATATTTAAGTTACATGGTACTATATTTCCTACCAATCCATGGAAGTCAACTTTTTTTTGGTGTTGGGGGGGGGCCGCCTTCTGAGGGAAGATTAGCTGCAGAAGCAATACTTCTTTAGGCTGTCTCAGTTAATGTTGTTCCTCTGGATTTATTTGATCAATCTTATAAATACAAAGTGTATTCTCATAATAATTACAGTTTAAAATTCTAAAACTTCTTCTGCTTCATTACATTAACCATGGTTCTGCATTTAATATTACAATagtgattttctatttttattagcttaaacttggaaaaaatataaaaaagtcccccaaactaccaaccgttttttatttagctccctaatgttccaaaagtgataaaatagcccccccaaactaccaaatagtTGCAATTTGGTCATTCtattagtcattaccgtcaaataggatgaaaaattcaaaactacgtcgttttggtaAGATTAAGTTACTAattaaaatgccattttgaaaaaaaaaaaaaaaaaaaaaaattaaacaagcaagcaaaacggcATTGTTTTGCTTTAAATTAGGTTTCCTTATCCTTACCAAAACGGCACAAACTAcgagccgttttcgatttagccccctaatgttttcaaagtgataaaatagccccacaaactatcaaacagttgcaatttggccactctattagtcattaccgtcaaataggatggaaaattcaaaactatgtcgttttggtaaggttaagttactaaaatgccattttgaaaagaaaaaaaaattaaaataagcaaGCAAAACGCCGCCGTTTTGCTTTAAATTAGGTTTCCTTATCCTTACCAAAACGGCGCAAACTACcaaccgttttcgatttagccctaTAATattctaaaagtgataaaatagacccccaaactaccaaacaattgtaatttagccactccgttagtcattaccgtcaaataggatggaaaattcaaaactacgtcattttggtaaggttaagttactaaaatgccattttgaggaaaaaaaaaatttaaacaagcaagcaaaacagTGCGGTTTTGCTTTAAATTAGGTTTCCTTATCCTTACCAAAATGGCGCCGTTTTGGTTAGTTGTAGGAATTAAAACAAAACCGTTCAGCAACTCTTCTCCCCCACGACaacctgcaatttttttaagGTTCTCTACTCAACCCATTAAACTCAAACTACTCAACCACCATGCGAAAGCATAAAACCTTCTCATTGCCCCCTAAAAAATTGTAGGTTGTCGTGAGGGGATTGCTCTCTGTTTTCTCTATGGGGGTTGGGGAGAGAGGGGATTGCTCtctgttttctctctcttttttctcacatttcgctttctttctttctttctctgttccttctttttctttttcctgttttgggattctttttgttttctggctTTCTTTTCGTCTCAAACAGGTCAC
Coding sequences within it:
- the LOC132171978 gene encoding uncharacterized protein LOC132171978 encodes the protein MAFQKEYLDLVLVPSGLLIMFAYHLFLLYRYLNCPHTTVMGFENNDKIAWVERIMQIDKRDVGVALSVISSNTSAATFLASVSLTLCSLIGAWIANSSKEFLQSELIYGDTRPSTMSIKYISLLTCFLLAFSCFVQSARSFVHANYLISTPDSNIPAQNVEVAVIRGGDFWSLGLRALYFALDLLLWFFGPIPMFVSSIVMVIVLHYLDTNTTLLHQHRSPGNKMVKSVAD